A region of the Conger conger chromosome 6, fConCon1.1, whole genome shotgun sequence genome:
ACCATTATACTCTCCCCGTTCTGTGGCAGATGACACAGTGACACATATATTCACCAAAATGCCAATATTGCACAACATTACAGTTTTTAGCtggtgcctttatccaaagccacacAGTTGAAAAGGGGCAAActggggccaatccccctggagcaatgtggggtaaaTGGCCTtacacaagggcccaacagctgatcttatcgtgaaccaccaaccttccaggtctcagtccaggatcttagccactaggctataggctgccaaTAGTAATCAAAAGCACTTCTGACTCAAATTTCTGCAGGCATTGTAAATGGACAAATTTTACTGAATACATAAAATGGCCGCTCGTAACTCCGAGCCTGTTCCCAAGACCATACAGAGTACCAATCAAATTCACTGAACCAATAATGCACTCGCATTATTCCATTTAATGACTACAAAACACAAGGACAAAATGTGCCAATGCGTGTGACTCACTGGTGTAAAGAAAGGCGTGATGAAGACAAAGAAGACATCGTACAGCACCAGGAGGCTGAGGAGAATGACGCAGATCTGCAGGTAAAAGACAGAGGGGTCAACATGTGGGCACGGCAAGATACACCATTTCGGTTCACGGTCAAATTTAGTACATTTCACACACTTCTATTTGAGCCTATTACTTGAAAAGACTAATTGCAATAGCAAAATCAAAGTCATATTCTCTGGATTTAATACTGCTATTGTTATTTGATCCATCATCATGTCGTAATCCATACCTAGTATCTGAAAAATATCGTTCTTCTAATAGCAATTCATCAAATTTAAAGAAAAGTGATTGCAGAATAAAACGGAAGAGATGCATTGGTGTCACGGTGAGGTTTCACCTTAAAGTTGGACACAGTTATGGTCTTCATGAAGTGCAGGCAGAATGCAATACCCAGGAGATCCTGCAAAATCCAGATCCACCTaaatttaaatcacatttaaagAGGATTTGGTGATCACATGCAACCAGTACATGTAgtataataaatgaaatatacaaaaaatTGCTAAATGGTAGACACTATTCAGCTGAACATAATGACTAAGGATTGGTGGTTTTGAATTCTGACCAATACTGCAGTCAATGAACCAGTAAGCAACCATTTAGACATAGCTAGCCAAAATGTTTCCAACAACATGCCTGCAAAATATATTCTGCCTAATTTGAGctttttttctcctgggtcGCACAAGAaagtattttccttttttagtgTCTTGGATGGCAAAAACACGTtggactgaaaatattttcataaatatattttattttgaattgaatgtcccttatgttaagagaaatGCTGTATAGAGCTCCAGGgagccaaaaatgtaatgtccaCCCCCTTTTGAGGACACTGGGTATCAGGAGGTTAAAATCCAGACGATGTTTCCTGAAGACCCACCCACAGCCCTCCCACACGGAGCGGAAGAGGAACAGAGCGGTGTTTGTTCATGCACTACCTGTCCTCGTTCCTGtacaccccccacaccacagCCACACCAATACTGACTGCAGCCAGCAGCAGGGACCGGATTGAGAAATCTTTTCCATAGAATGAGAAGCTGGAAAAAACCAAGACATTCAAATTACGCACAGGTCCAACAGAGCAACAGAAAGGTCAGTCTGAGCAGAAGCCATAACACAGAGtgacaataaataaacatattctctgagaaagagaggaaacaCATATTCCTGGAAGACAAGAAGACCAGACCGAATACACAAGTGCTCTAGATGCAGGCCCCACTCACCTTCCACTTGGACAACCAATCCTTTCCATGATGGCATCCAGGCAGGTGTGTAGGGCCACAGCAGAGGCAAGACAGAACACAGCAATGATGGCATACACTGGAAACAAGAGAGGTTTTAGCACACTTTATCAATTATGCATTAAAGGCCCATGTGcatatttttggtgtttttgagGTTTCATATAATCCAGGAATGAAGACCACTAATGTAGGCTAAGCGTTTGGGgcgaaaaacaaaactgtttcCATGAACAAACATCATTGCAGATTTAAACTGATTAACTGACTGACAGTTGAGTGGCTGGAAATACACACCGAGCCAGGAGTAGAAGAAGTACATCAGGACCAGCATGGTGCTCATCAGGGCCACGAAGATGATGATTTTCAGAGGAGAGTAAAGAGACAAGTCACCGCCGGAGCCTTTCCCCTCACAGCCCTCAGCATCATGGCCTCCACTCAGCCGGTCCCTAAAATCACACACATCACCTTACCTTCTgcagaggcttttatccaaagccacctACAGAAAGTGCATGTCACGGTCATTAGAAGAAGCTACAGAACAGGTCGGATAAGCTCCAATTCACAAAGAAACCGgtgtacagccatgaacattattTCCAGTAAACATGGCAAATAGACCAACGCAACACAATACTACTCTTCCCCATATTAACTATCCCTGCAGCAACAACTACAAAACTTCAAGTTTGCTACTACCAGAGATGTTCAGTCTAAGTGCAAGTCAATGAGGGAGCTGACAGTGACACTACCATTTCTTAGGCATCTTCCTTGAATCACAGCCCAAAATGTAAGACAAAAGCAGGTAGCCTTGTCAACCATGTCAATCAATTTGAAAATAATTGTCCTGTCGACAAAGAAAACAGTAATACACTCAAGCTGTCACTGACAGCAGATTTGGATGtaactgaaaccaaaatgttgtACTCTAGACACTCTCTGCGTAGCAGTTGAAAAAGCTGTAAATACAGCATGCAGTAGTATAGGCCAATGGTCCCACACCGTTAATGGTGATGGGCATTGtcttttttgcttttgaaatTGTTTAATGAATTACTTCCCAATTACATTAGTTGGCCCACCACATTGATCCCCCATCAACTGAGCAAAACCAACACTGGCACACCCGTCCTTCCCTAAGAACGAGCGGCCAGCCCCCACGTTGTTTAGTCCACCACCTGAGAGGCTCTGTCATGGCCCTGAGGACTGACTCACTTATGCAAACAGCACAGGCAAACCACAGACAGACTGCACGTGCAGGACAGGCCACAGGCCACTGTTGCGTAATGAGTCAGAGAATAACATTCTGATAAAACCCTTCAGCATAAGGTGAGGCAAGTGTGGTTTCCACCCCAGTTTCCACCCCAGTGACGtgcttttgtacattttcagacaCTTTTCAAGCATTTtcttaaggccagtttatagtccagcgacagagtCACTCCACTGAAATTGCAGAACGTCTGTGAAAGTTCTATTGCCacctgacatacacacaccgagcactttattgggaacatttttactttattacacctaaatattaatgcgattatctgatCAACCAATtagttaattttcacatcaaccatcagatttGGGGAATAACCACACTCGCCCTATGCACCTCCTAGACTTCCCACCACTGACTTTTCGCCCGTGAATACCGTTTCACCTTTCAGAGACGCCACTCCAGTAGGCTCCCATAGCCACAGTGAAGACACTAAGAAACAACATGACCAGGAGGCTGACGTCAACCACGGGCACTGGAGGAGCATATAAACTCACAGCCATGCCATCGGGGAACGCCTGCGAAGAGAGCAACAATTAACAAAGCAACATCTGACTGTGTATATCTGACATTTCAATGACTCATTGATTAGCACAGGGCtgtcagactccagtcctggagggctgcagtgtcagtAGGTATtgatggtttcctttcaatcagcagccagttaagGCCTTAAGAACAAGGTGTATGGACTCTTCAGCCAATGGAAGACTTCAGCGCTCATGCTGAAACactaaaaaccagcagacactgcattcctcaggactggagtttgacacccctggattAGCAAACAAATTATTCTTCAAGTTCTGCATATTAGGTCATTGATATGAATGGCATGTGCTGCCAATCAGGATAATAAAGACcgtaaaatgaattaatttgcgTTTAAGGAGGTCACCTGCCACACATCCAGAATGTCTCTGTATCTCATGAGGGCCAGGGGAATCGTCACTTTTTCAGAGTCCGTCTCATTCCCTGAAGGAGTTTGCTAAAATTCCCAAGAAACAGTCGAGACTTCAGTTTGCTTATTAAGAATTTGTCATTTCTATACTGTAATCACTGGCACAAAGCGGTTTACTCTGACCAAGACAAACGCATGGACAGTTACTCTTAATCTCCTGCTCATGAAAATACCCACATTTTCTTCACAGCATCCTAAGGACAGTGACTATTACTTTAATCTGATCAAAATTCTGTACACAGCAAGGAGAAATTTGATGTTTTACTAGTCTGTACCTCTCACTTCTGGGAATGCACCATGTTGTATTTATAAAGAATTGCCTTCAGCATTAAAACTGCCTAAATACAGTGGTTGGCAAAAGTATTAAAATTTGCCTGAATTACAAATAATAGATACACATATATAACCTGTCAGTATTTTTGCCCAAACTCGTATTCTATAACAGTACATTTTCAAagtcaaaatgtttttaataataataaactgtaaacaataaaatgatggcagcatcatgctgtgagGATGCTTTTCATCTTCAGGAACTGGGCATCTTGTCAGAATAGAAGAGAGAATGGATGGAgcaaatgtatataaaaatataaaatataaaaaagtatgGAGATATTACACGAGAACctgtgcaaaaaaatgaaatctcaggaGAAACTTcacctttcagcaggacaatgaccctaagcaTACAGCCAAAGATACACAGGAGCAGTTAAAAAAGTCAAACCCCAGATAGCCAAGTTAAAAAAGTCAAACCCCAGACCTGAATCTGTGGCATTTGAAAATTGCAGTAAACAAGATACACCCAAAGAACCTGAAAGACCTGGAGCAAATCTGCCAAGAAGGTAGATACTAACTCTAAAAGACTTAAAGCTGTTATAGGAGCAAAAGGTGGCTCTACAAAATATTAATGTATACTGGGTTTGCAaacagcatttttctttttttatatatttgacaaaaaatagATACTGTTATATACTGTTATGGAATAGAAGTTTGCAAATACTGACAGGAATATATGAAGGTATAATTTGTCATTCAGGCAAACCTGGTAAAAACTGGGACTGACAGTATACACATGAGCATCTACCATGGCTGTTTTACTGGCAATGAGGACAGCAGAGGCTCCGAGATCTTGGGCGACCAGAGCTTTCCGACTGAAATCACACTCCCCCCTCATCACCACCACTGCCCTCCCCCTCAGTGCATCAGGGGCCAGGCCTGATTCGCTGCAGAGAAAGCTCGAGGTCAGGTTTACCAACTGGTACTCTACCTGCAAGAAGGCGGAACAAGATCATTTTTGAAGAATTCTCAAACATAAAACAATGTTATAATTTGAAGATATTACAAATCTGCACATTAACAGAAAGCAGTGAAGCATTTGCAGTGTTTAAACATAGACTTTAACGCAGTTAAAGTGAACATACACAGTAAATACACTTATTGTGTTTCAAATATACTCAGTGCATTTgttaatatatatacagtatatactcagtgcccactttattaggtagaactaATGCAATTCAgcatatctaatcagccattaatgtggcagcaatgcataaaaaatgcacacatgGTCAGGTGAGATCAAACTTtgttgattgttggtggcagacagagtggtttgagtatctcagaaactgctaatttcctgggattttcacacacaacggtctctagagtttaaaAAGAATTGTGCTAAAgacaaaaatatccagtgagcagcagttttgtgggcaAAAAGGTCTTGTTAACGAGCAAAGTCAGAGGATTACGGTCAATCTGACAGGAAGGCCCAATAGCTCAAATAatcatacattacaacagtggtacagtatgctgaagagcatctctgatcacacaaaacacaccaaaccttgaagtggatgggctagggcagcagaaggccaatgctttaaaaattaataaatacctaataaagtggtcactgagggtATAGTATCTGATCATGAGTTTCTGTTCATGTTCTTCCAAATATAACCCAGACAAGCGAAGGTATTTCCATGGAACAGTATTCCGGACAGATAAATACTGATAGAGACTTGAGCTATGTTAATTTCAAATATTAGGCCTACAACTGTAAATGACACCTAACACCATGTAGAACGATGCTATCAATGTGCAAGTTTGTGTTTGAAGAAACTTACTGCATTGCCAAGAGACGTTGACAGTTTAGTCCAGGATGAATTGTAAACAAGGCAATACTCTTTCTCAGAAGACCCATGTGAGACGTGCAAAATTGCTTCTTGAGAGTTCGTCTGAAAGGGACAGTATTTGGTCGtatttcatttatatataatCATGGTGTTTTAGTACcaattttcaaattaaaattgttGAAaactaaaatgtcaaaaacattCTGAATTTGCACATTAGTTGCAGCTAATTGCAGATAAAATACTTAATGTAGCCAACTGACTTGTTCACGTAATGCCTGGTAGTACTATTCTGCTATTCTGtcataatgttagctagctagttgttaGCGAGACTAGAATGAACGCTTTCGATGTAGTGCTAGTTAACCAACTAACTACAGAAACCGTTTCCCGTCCAACATCTTGTCATGTTGGCTACATACAGGCTTCCTAAAATAGACCGAGAATGACTGAAGTATATTTCCTTAGCTCCAATGTCAGCAATAACAAGGGTATTCATTGTGTGCTTAAACGAAACAACGCTCCTATTACAATCTCAAGCAATAGTTGACGCATCACGCTCAAGTCAAGAGTAAACAACTGGGTACAATACTAGCtatagctagcaagctaacttaCCTGTGAAAACATGTAAACAACATATAACATAAAAGTGAATTTTCTTGCCATGGTGGCATTAGCACATCCAGGATGTTTCGTATACGTCTTGGTTTAGTATCGATGTCAGTATTTCTGTTTAAGAAGAAAGTTTAGATAACTGGCTTTAGTATCCAGCTCGCTAGCCAGCCAGCTGTTTCCAAAGTGCCCAGATCGCGTCATTACTTCATTGTTACTGAATCCAAAGtttcccacttcctgttccgTTGGCTGATCGCGTCCATTACGCATGACGATACATCCAGTAtggattttatttctttattgtgaATACGAATTGAGGAGTCCACTCAGCGCCACATTTACCGTTATGGTTCCTTGCTAAAAGAACTGTGGGCTAATTCTTCCTATCTTTTTTCATCAAGAATAGATTTCTTCATCTCTTTCATGGATAAAGATTTCTTTAAGAACATTTGTCTTGAATGCTTTAACACATTGCATATACCAATCAGATATTACAGGAATGTCAACAATAAAGTTACATCATCATTCAACAACAATCCTTTGAGAAATTgatacaattaattaattaagggTAACACTATATTTGAAGGCTCTTACACTAGAATTATAACTAGTATATAACTAGTTATAAAGAGCTCATAAGCACGACATAAGCGCAATGTCAATAACCTAAATAGGCATATGGAGtgtcaacattgatgcagcTAGTGACATTACCCTGACATGCCAAATTAACTGACACAAGATCCTTATGTCAGTTATTGACACAAGTGCTTATGAATGCCTGttatgcttatgaatgtgctatgtagtgcttatgaaggggCTCTATACCTCTTATGTAGGaaccttcaaataaagtgtttgcatacatattattattaatattaataatgacaACAACCATTTCCTTGAGAAATTAAACAATTTTCAGTTGGTGTCACGCCAACAGGTTAAAGCCTCCCATtgacagattaaatatttggaatATTTCTTTGAACTGTGTATGTAACCTTAATGAGAAATTTAATGAAatgctgcttttaaaaatgctatttttattATGACTAAAAACCCTGCGAAAATTTAGATATTCTATCACAATATGGATAGCTACTGTATAGACTGAGACAGCAAACTTTCGAAACATGTCTACAAAGGTGTCTAAAAAACAATATAGCCTGTATTAAAAAGAGCAAGTCAAAATTGGTTCCACTAAAATGTGCCCTAAAATCTCTCGAGTGGCCCAGCCACCATCAGATAAATGCATCGGGCCACAATtcagcaaaaacacaaaatagacTTACAAATATAAAATCGATAGGTATATACGGTAAGTCATTGTTCTGGTGTTCATCAAGCATTTGGATCATTATTAACTTTTTAACAATAGGTAGTTAAAAAGTGCAACATCAGAATGCTATACATTGCAAGTAAAACAGGGATGAATTAACAGCAGTTCAATTATTGTGCAATTTATGAATATTAAATGAACAGCATCTCAACTTTTCTGCTTTTCAGAATATGACAGTGTATAAAGGATGCCTCCTCCAAATAATAGCTGTTGGTGATCTTCACAGGATTCCACAAACGCCACTTCACTgaaaaaaagtgcatatcaTTGATGTTACAGCAACTTGTGTTCAGAAATATAACTCATAGgcttttgatttcattttaggTAGAAAAAATTGATCCTTcataagaaaaaaagattgctTACATCTCATTCTTTTTGACAAGTAAAATTTCAATCAAAGCTGCTTTGAGAGAAGGTAAATGAAACggacaaaatcaaaacaaaaataaataaattcagaagCCATTTAATGCAGAAGCattataaatatttgtaaagAAACATAAATAATTTTTCAAGCAGCATTGCAGGCACGTCCAGAATATCAATTCAGAAAACGGAATTGGTTATTCCATcagaaatgtatacatttagcAAATACCGTATACTTACAGCTGAAATTCCCAAACCCCGgatcccgtgtgtgtgtggtgtggacaTTTGTTGGCTCTCCGATCACAGAACGGTCAATTTGCCGTCACCTTTTCTGCAATGTACAAGGCTGATAAACTGATGAAAACTGATAAAAGCTGCATCTTCATCTAGATTTGAAAACATGCATAATTCCTGCACAACACATTATATACTTACAGTACAGTCTGTAACTATTTGAACAGTGGCACATTTTTCTTGGTTTAGCTCTGTactcccctaaaattggggggagtATAGAAATGACTACAATTCCTGCACttttcaccaaatatggatGGAAAAAAAGCTAAAGGTCTGCTCTTTAACTTCATAGTCATTgttatatttcaaattcaatgtgctggagtacagagccaaaacaacaaaatatgtgTCATGGAAAATgtgttacagactgcactgaaaaacTTTATGgtgtattaaaataattatgtaaaacTGTACTCATAGGCCTTTCTCATCACTGCAACTACCTGCATACATTCTAAAGAGCACAATCAATCATACTCTCCTCTAAAGAATGTGCTGCCAGCAAACTCTTCACTGTGCAATCCATTCACTAAGGCGGTGAGGATTTGAATCCATGCAGGGTGAACCACATCACTGAAGGCCAGTTCTTATGCAGTATGCCCCACTCTTCACCCCCATCtattaaaatactgaaataacaTTGGCTCTGCTGCACTGGTTTGCTTACCTTCTTTATTTACACTAATGCCAGCACAATGTGTTCAATTACATCCGGCATGAGAAATATAGCCATGCCAATTTAATAACCACAAGTCAAAGgtatatgcactcactgagcacttcattaggaggtcaggagctttagttaatgttcacatcaatcatcagaatggagaaaatgtgatctcggtgacgtggcatgattgttggtgccagacgggctggtttgaatatttctgtaactgctgatctcctggaattttcatgagCAACATttgctcaggtggtaagagcagtcatctgacagtcggagagttgccggttcgatcccgccctgggtgtgtcgaagtgtccctgagcaaggcatctaacccccaaatgctcctgacgagctggttagtgccttgcatggcagccaatcaccattggtgtttgtgtgtgtatgaatgggtaaatgagaagcatcaattgtatggAGCTtgggataaaggcactatatacagtggggcaaaaaactatttagtcagccaccaattgtgcaagttctcccacttaaaaagatgagagaggcctgtcattttcatcataggtacacttcaactatgagagacagaatggggggaaagaatccaggaaatgacattgtaggatttttaatgaattaattggtaaattcctcggtaaaataagtatttggtcacctacaaacaagcaagatttctggctctcacagacctgtaacttcttcttgaagaggctcctctgtcctccactcgttacctgtattaatggcacctgtttgaactcgttatcagtataaaagacacctgtccacaacctcaaacagtcacactccaaactccactatgaccaagaccaaagagctgtcaaaggacaccagaaacaaaattgtagacctgcaccaggctgggaagcctgaatctgcaataggtaagcagcttggtgtgaagaaatcaactgtgggagcaattattacaaaatggaagacatacaagaccactgataatctccctcgatctggggctccacgcaagatctcaccccgtggggtcaaaatgatcacaagaacggtgatcaaaaatcccagaaccacacggggggacctagtgaatgacctgcagagagctgggaccaaagtaacaaaggctaccatcagtaacacactacgccgccagggactcaaatcctgcagtgccagacgtgtccctctgcttaagccagtacatgtccaggccggtttgaagtttgctagagagcatttggatgatccagaagaggattgggagaatgtcatatggtcagatgaaaccaaaatataactttttggtaaaaactcaacttgttgtgtttggaggagaaagaatgctaagttgcatccaaagaacaccatacctactgtgaagcatgggggtggaaacatcatgctttggggctgtttttctgcaaagggaccaggacgactgatccgtgtaaaggaaagaatgaatggggccatgtatcgtgagattttgagtgaaaacctccttccatcagcaagggcattgaagatgaaacgtggctgggtctttcagcatgacaatgatcccaaacacaccgcccgggcaacgaaggagtggcttcgtaagaagcatttcaaggtcctggagtggcctagccagtctccagatctcaaccccatagaaaatctttggagggagttgaaagtccgtgttgcccagcgacagccccaaaacatcactgctctagaggagatctgcatggaggaatgggccaaaataccagcaacagtgtgtgaaaaccttgtgaagacttacagaaaacgtttgacctctgtcattgccaacaaagggtatataacaaagtattgagatgaacttttgttattgaccaaatacttattttccaccataatttgcaaataaattctttaaaaatcagacaatgtgattttctggattttttttttcttctcattttgtctctcatagttgaggtatacctatgatgaaaattacaggcctctcatctttttaagtgggagaacttgcacaattggtggctgactaaatacttttttgccccactgtaaatgccaaccattaaccatttaacagtctctagagtttactcagaattgtgagaaaaacaaaaaaaatccagtgagcagcagttctgcagatggaaacgccttgttgatgagagaggtcaacggagaatggccagactggtttgagctgacagaaaggctaaggtaactcagataaccactctgtacaattgtggtgagcagaaaagcatctcagaatgcacaatcTGTTGAACCTTGAGgctccacttctgtcagccaagaacagaaagctgaggctgcagtgggcacagactcaccaaaactggacagttgaagactggaaaaacgtagcctggtctgatgaatctctttatttctgctgaggcatacagatggtacggtcagaatttggcgccaacagcatgaaaCCATGGACCCAACTTgtcttgtgtcaacagtccaggctggtggcagtggtgtaatggtggcgggaatgttttcttggctcATTGTGGGCCCGTTAATACCAGTCAATCATCGtctgaatgccacagcctatctgagtattgttgctgaccatgtgcatcccttcatgacAATGTACCCATTGTCTAATGGCTACTTTCAACATgacaatgcaccatgtcacaaagcaaaagacatctcaaactggttttagGAACATgacaatagaacacctttggaatgtggtagaacgggaaatttgcagcatgaatgtgcagctgacaaatctgcagaaattgccaGATACAATCAACaaggaatccatgccacaaagaattgaagCTATTtcgagagcaaagggaggcactacccagtattagtatagtgttcataataaagcgctcagtgagtgtataatacaGCAGTGTTGGCGTGTGTAAACTCACTCAGGATGTACATGTGCCTGTTTTGCTTTCATTCATCCTGaaactataaatatatttagACACTTTAACCAAAGAAAGCACAGACTGATGATTTAAAAGCAATCATGAAGTGTACtgcagtagcgtagtggttaaggtacatgacagggaccagcaaggtcagtggttcgatccccgatgtagccacaataagatccacacagccgttgggcccttgagcaaggcccttccctgcattgctccaggggaggattgtctcctgcttagtctaatcaactgtacgtcgctctggataagcgcatctgccaaattccattaatgtaatgtaatgtacttactGGCTGGGGTTGCTCTGCAATGCAACAGCTGAAACAGACCCAGAACTCAGTCATGTCAACAATGCAGAGGCAGCTTCCTCACTGGTTTTCCTGTTGGGAtcagcacaaacatacacttccAACTTATTCCAGACAAAGAAACAATATAAATAGAATAAAACCTCAAATATACCCGATATCCCTATGCCAATGAACAGCcaacacacattttatacattatagaCACCACTGAACAAGAGCATCACACATGTTCACATGGAGCAGGGCTGTCCAGCCCTGttactggagatctaccattctTTGAAGTTTCTACTCCACTCCAGATTTCTTAAACACTAACATAGATGTGTAAATTCATGCCTGACACAAATCCATAATGAGGTTCCGAGAGCTGAAGCAGAGTTCTCTGAgtaagaatatttttttcatttaatgatACACTATGCAAAACAAGTTTCTGTGTAGCTGCCTCTGCCAAGGACTAAGTGTCTCTGCCGGATGTGGCATATCTTTTTTCCGAAGAGACAACCAGGAGACTCGGCAGTGTGACCAGAAATGAAAGTTTATTCCACGCAGTTGTCCACAGTAAGTTGAAAATTGAGAAATTGAGAAAAGTGTCCAAAGTGAGGGTCTCTCACCCGAGTATacaggaatatacactcagtgaacactttaatatgtatttattagatgtattttttagacttatttagtcttctgctgatATAGCCTATACACTTAAAGGTTtcaggtgttgtgtgttcagagattgcattactgtcaccttcctgtcagcttccaccagtctgg
Encoded here:
- the LOC133131262 gene encoding signal peptide peptidase-like 2A isoform X1: MARKFTFMLYVVYMFSQTNSQEAILHVSHGSSEKEYCLVYNSSWTKLSTSLGNAVEYQLVNLTSSFLCSESGLAPDALRGRAVVVMRGECDFSRKALVAQDLGASAVLIASKTAMQTPSGNETDSEKVTIPLALMRYRDILDVWQAFPDGMAVSLYAPPVPVVDVSLLVMLFLSVFTVAMGAYWSGVSERDRLSGGHDAEGCEGKGSGGDLSLYSPLKIIIFVALMSTMLVLMYFFYSWLVYAIIAVFCLASAVALHTCLDAIMERIGCPSGSFSFYGKDFSIRSLLLAAVSIGVAVVWGVYRNEDRWIWILQDLLGIAFCLHFMKTITVSNFKICVILLSLLVLYDVFFVFITPFFTPNGESIMVQVALGPGSTGTKSDDNFVEVPAEPTAPREKLPVVMRVPRFSAWAQNLCAMQFSILGYGDIIIPGLLVAYCHRFDIWTSSPKKIYFLSCTAAYFLGLIVTFVVMIMSKMGQPALLYLVPFTLLTCALVAWRRKEMRHFWAGTNYEVLDSSMDPLLQGGGSGCDGGGKC
- the LOC133131262 gene encoding signal peptide peptidase-like 2A isoform X2 — its product is MARKFTFMLYVVYMFSQTNSQEAILHVSHGSSEKEYCLVYNSSWTKLSTSLGNAVEYQLVNLTSSFLCSESGLAPDALRGRAVVVMRGECDFSRKALVAQDLGASAVLIASKTAMQTPSGNETDSEKVTIPLALMRYRDILDVWQAFPDGMAVSLYAPPVPVVDVSLLVMLFLSVFTVAMGAYWSGVSERDRLSGGHDAEGCEGKGSGGDLSLYSPLKIIIFVALMSTMLVLMYFFYSWLVYAIIAVFCLASAVALHTCLDAIMERIGCPSGSFSFYGKDFSIRSLLLAAVSIGVAVVWGVYRNEDRWIWILQDLLGIAFCLHFMKTITVSNFKICVILLSLLVLYDVFFVFITPFFTPNGESIMVQVALGPGSTGTKSDDNFVEVPAEPTAPREKLPVVMRVPRFSAWAQNLCAMQFSILGYGDIIIPGLLVAYCHRFDIWTSSPKKIYFLSCTAAYFLGLIVTFVVMIMSKMGQPALLYLVPFTLLTCALVAWRRKEMRHFWAGTNYEAEDQDVTVEENADFHK